Proteins from a genomic interval of Crassostrea angulata isolate pt1a10 chromosome 7, ASM2561291v2, whole genome shotgun sequence:
- the LOC128156920 gene encoding matrilin-2-like, giving the protein MTFRKSGFYVGVVQFAGSALVRLDLHKGSRKKAIMSAVSGIRRSGSDPMPMEALQKTRLRIFGRAGDRKDVPNIVIFITKSMRKESEIMREAGKLKLKGTSIIGIGMDLSDKKFLETAVSPPMVANASDPQLGFHLDSFFTKKDINNAISAMQYRYGSTNTAAGLKMVRQEIFNIRNGDRSNVPNTVIMITDGNSYVNSIDTIPEGIRLREAGVHIFVIVINFAGDMYRQEMDDIASQPPDQNVFWVNSFSELPEVGSAVLQQIILTGYGMNKDICDTNEMKCKHGCRCVAAAVTGSFRCECIQGFTGEICEIACPSRFDVAFVIDSSVSVGPHNFGLIRNFSSSVIEKLYQISRNNKFAIITFNSEANVAFSLGRNSDLNGLKGAIAGVRYKPGGTNTALALRTAHGLLQNDYGARRSAQDVVILVTDEASNIDAQETLPAAKELKDAGTHVIAIGMDLDTAGRAAAQEVKDIASSDDRAMNKLNSYSALKGIESDVINQMCEFGRNGRK; this is encoded by the exons ATGACCTTCCGTAAGAGCGGTTTCTATGTAGGAGTTGTACAATTCGCTGGTAGCGCTCTTGTGCGCCTTGACCTTCATAAAGGTTCACGAAAGAAGGCCATAATGTCTGCAGTGTCTGGTATTAG ACGCTCTGGTTCTGACCCAATGCCAATGGAAGCTTTGCAGAAAACACGTCTTAGAATCTTTGGACGAGCTGGAGATCGCAAAGATGTACCCAATATTGTTATCTTTATAACAAAGAGCATGCGCAAAGAGTCGGAAATAATGAGAGAGGCTGGAAAACTCAAACTTAAAGGAACCAGTATCATAGGAATAG GAATGGACCTCTCTGATAAAAAGTTCTTAGAGACGGCTGTTTCTCCTCCAATGGTGGCTAACGC CTCAGATCCACAATTAGGATTCCATCTGGACAGTTTCTTCACAAAGAAGGACATCAACAATGCTATTTCCGCCATGCAGTATCGTTATGGCAGTACGAATACCGCTGCAGGATTGAAGATGGTCCGACAAGAGATATTTAACATCCGAAATGGCGATAGATCTAATGTACCCAATACAG TAATCATGATCACGGACGGTAACTCTTACGTCAACAGCATCGATACAATACCCGAAGGTATTCGACTGAGGGAGGCCGGTGTTCACATCTTTGTTATTGTCATCAATTTCGCAGGCGATATGTACCGACAGGAAATGGATGACATTGCCTCCCAGCCCCCGGATCAAAACGTCTTCTGGGTCAACAGCTTCTCGGAACTTCCAGAAGTCGGAAGTGCAGTTTTACAACAAATTATCCTCACCGG ATACGGTATGAATAAGGACATTTGCGACACCAACgaaatgaaatgtaaacatgGTTGCCGATGTGTAGCCGCAGCAGTCACTGGTTCCTTCCGGTGTGAGTGTATTCAAGGATTTACCGGCGAAATTTGCGAGATCG CATGTCCTAGCAGGTTTGATGTTGCGTTTGTCATCGATTCCTCTGTAAGTGTTGGGCCACACAACTTTGGACTCATCCGAAACTTCTCCAGCTCTGTCATTGAAAAGCTGTACCAAATCTCTAGAAACAACAAATTTGCCATAATTACCTTCAACTCAGAAGCCAATGTTGCTTTCAGTTTAGGACGTAACTCAGACTTAAATGGCCTCAAAGGTGCGATAGCAGGCGTGAGATACAAGCCAGGGGGCACCAACACTGCACTGGCGCTGAGGACCGCTCATGGTCTTTTACAAAACGACTATGGAGCCAGGCGATCGGCGCAGGACGTGGTCATTCTGGTCACAGATGAGGCGTCCAACATAGACGCCCAGGAGACGCTTCCAGCAGCCAAGGAGTTGAAGGACGCCGGGACCCACGTGATAGCTATTGGAATGGACCTGGATACCGCCGGACGGGCCGCGGCCCAAGAGGTAAAGGACATTGCCTCTTCCGACGATCGTGCCATGAATAAACTCAACAGTTACAGTGCGTTAAAGGGAATCGAAAGTGACGTCATTAACCAAATGTGCGAGTTTGGTAGAAATGGTAGAAAATAG
- the LOC128155817 gene encoding ribosomal RNA processing protein 1 homolog A-like: MAAPCPSAEVHFAQKLAANEKRTRDIAFKKLKKWLQSRTSDGKEADFLKIWKGLHYCMWMQDKALIQEELSDNICKLVHVFGNVDISLLFLGVFFQTESREWSGIDRWRMDKFMLLSREMLGQGLALVKKAKWKKKYIELFCHILKKQVLMAENDGYKIHITDIYLDEIEKVGANVLTSSQIVDFLEPFSTYLAESNNTTLVKRVISRVFEAIIQQTVDDAKRRAERLIQKEDEANNNGIDEDDSDEDDDTPPRLDFDYGAIADRLFELGKSPGCLSRHRTLIYNVVKKFRDLNEGVLPVKEKDYSDLNKGYINRQEFAQSVNKLISMETEVQRRKKKSQKRKKNQQKENHDEPVPKKIKKENSTPDTGKRSTDEKANTRTVVNGKTKKEKGLTKLKEKLLGKRKKETTAEPSKKSKQADLTSVTAGVDTPVHVGNIKSKKATTPAKNPNKKDAAVSSVSSTAKNARTLQSAERGVKDFDTPEFEVGESASVNSNKTTSVHRHVGLDTLELKHIHDQEGSHDKRVKKDALEEEVEIWVPNKKYTGKLKGIHEQLLKGTEGKKFAQFEHGVHTPPAFIRRSLAKVAAPNTDPGKASKRVLGSDAGGHSSKRKVTFDMKKNKAVDFKKSIQFSPAPYNPNKKPEQGILKTPDSSSQKTPKSNVTIATPDGVTSVSSQRILRQATPHVKKGRVVQRTPSSVKKLRTPVSSKKYTGTPVPRKNTPVMSLKSTPRSKAADFF; encoded by the exons ATGGCAGCACCCTGTCCATCGGCGGAGGTACATTTTGCACAAAAACTAGCTGCAAATGAAAAGAGAACGAGGGACATTGCATTCAAGAAGCTGAAGAAATGGCTCCAGTCTCGAACAAGTGATGGAAAGG AGGCggactttttgaaaatatggAAAGGACTTCATTATTGTATGTGGATGCAAGACAAAGCCTTAATTCAG GAAGAACTTTCAGACAACATTTGCAAACTAGTTCATGTGTTCGGCAATGTGGATATTTCCTTGTTGTTCCTGGGAGTTTTCTTCCAGACAGAATCAAGAGAATGGAGTGGAATAGATAGGTGGAGGATGGACAAATTCATGTTG CTATCCAGAGAAATGCTGGGTCAAGGTTTAGCtcttgtaaagaaagcaaagtGGAAGAAGAAATACATTGAACTGTTCTGTCACATCCTAAAGAAACAAGTTCTAATGGCAGAAAATGATGGATACAAAATCCATATCACTGACATTTATCTAGATGAGATTGAAAAAGTAGGAGCCAATGTG CTTACATCCAGCCAGATTGTTGATTTTCTTGAGCCATTTTCTACATACCTAGCAGAATCTAATAA TACGACGCTGGTGAAGCGAGTAATTTCTAGAGTGTTTGAGGCCATTATACAGCAGACAGTTGATGATGCAAAGCGGAGAGCAGAACGCCTCATTCAG AAAGAAGATGAAGCAAACAACAATGGAATAGACGAGGACGACTCTGATGAGGATGATGATACACCTCCAAGACTTGAT TTTGACTATGGAGCTATTGCGGACAGGTTGTTTGAACTTGGGAAGAGTCCAGGATGTTTGAGTCGCCACAGAACTCTaatatacaatgttgttaaaaa GTTTAGAGATTTAAATGAAGGTGTCTTGCCAGTCAAGGAAAAGGATTACTCTGATCTGAACAAGGGGTACATCAATCGGCAGGAATTTGCTCAGTCAGTCAACAAGCTAATTTCCATGGAAACAGAAGTCCAAAGACGGAAAAAGAAAAGTCAGAAACGAAAGAAAAACCAGCAGAAGG AGAACCATGATGAACCAGTtccaaagaaaataaagaaagagaATTCAACACCTGACACTGGAAAACGAAGCACAGATGAAAAGGCAAATACTCGGACTGTAGTAAATGGGAAGACAAAAAAGGAGAAAGGACTCACAAAACTAAAAGAAAAGTTACTGGGAAAACGTAAAAAGGAAACAACTGCTGAGCCTTCTAAAAAGTCCAAACAAGCAGATTTGACCTCTGTAACTGCCGGTGTTGATACGCCAGTACATGTTGgtaatataaagagtaaaaaaGCAACAACACCTGCTAAAAACCCAAATAAAAAGGATGCTGCTGTTTCGTCTGTTTCTTCAACAGCTAAAAATGCAAGGACTTTACAATCAGCTGAAAGAGGGGTGAAAGACTTTGATACACCAGAATTTGAAGTAGGTGAAAGTGCTAGtgttaattcaaataaaacgaCATCTGTACACAGACATGTTGGGTTGGACACACTGGAACTCAAACACATTCATGACCAAGAAGGAAGCCACGACAAAAGGGTGAAGAAAGATGCCTTGGAAGAGGAAGTTGAGATATGGGTACccaataaaaaatacactggAAAACTGAAGGGAATTCATGAACAACTATTGAAAGGTACAGAGGGCAAAAAGTTTGCTCAGTTTGAACATGGAGTCCACACCCCTCCAGCCTTCATTAGGAGGTCATTGGCCAAGGTGGCAGCACCAAACACTGACCCAGGGAAGGCATCAAAG AGAGTATTGGGGAGTGATGCAGGGGGTCATAGCTCTAAAAGGAAAGTCACATTCGACATGAAGAAAAACAAAGCTGTTG attttaagaAGAGTATTCAGTTCAGCCCTGCTCCTTATAATCCGAACAAGAAACCTGAGCAAGGGATACTAAAAACACCAGACAGTTCATCCCAGAAAACACCAAAATCGAACGTTACTATAGCAACACCTGATGGTGTGACAAGTGTTTCATCACAGAGGATCTTGCGACAGGCAACCCCGCACGTAAAAAAAGGACGCGTGGTGCAAAGAACGCCATCTAGTGTTAAAAAACTGAGAACACCAGTGAGTTCAAAGAAATATACAGGGACACCAGTTCCTAGAAAAAACACTCCCGTGATGAGTTTAAAGTCCACCCCTCGCTCAAAGGCAGCTGATTTCTTTTGA
- the LOC128155819 gene encoding serine-rich adhesin for platelets-like isoform X1 codes for MAAYILLFLPFLGALAEVQITVSPSVTLGRDELGVACQYNTSDTAITDVNSIQMYSNASGLLGLEDSKIVSIVYDRSSNAGLISWQHSGIEGRANVSGNVDSPSSSLLHLHVPASNVLCEDGVTYRCEFSVTRSGSPLIQHRDATITVLEGPNEVSFSRFSSKPELFSNASLSIYPANTTVTLTCNSTVGSTPEPVQLCYLDGSENSTGYVPFNISSITDSGVMASGACNNRRLLSFEYHLETNDSATFLCMVGGNGTCVDGLLEETYTIRSESGDLYITTEPGIENQTLTTPDYVMENQTLITTEPVLGNQSLTTTKPGIENQTFTTTEPGIENQTLTTSEPSVENQTLTTSEPSVENQTLTTTETNVENQTFVTTTEHGMENQTLTTTEPSTENQTLTTTEAGIENQTLTTTEPSIETQTLTTTEPSIENQTLTATEPGIETQTFVTTTEHNIGNHTFSTTTETGNENQSTSWTNDTTFATAESSTDVNHTNWTVSVVTEPNSSFGMTTDSNFSGETTKATTHALSTSHASASASASTVDGGEGGSTTISLEPHSTTTLPVTTATAASVNFTAEASSDAVPTSSTSSVSSPLPSSSVSDSSSTTLSTAGVSDSPGPTLAPTTGAQVTFTPGANPTTPSSASKQFKFSVVCFAAITLMNLLLRKN; via the exons ATGGCAGCATATATCCTCTTATTCCTTCCATTTCTTG GAGCTTTGGCAGAAGTACAAATCACAGTGTCGCCTTCTGTGACCCTTGGACGTGATGAACTGGGCGTGGCTTGTCAGTATAATACGAGTGACACCGCCATAACCGACGTGAACTCCATCCAAATGTACAGCAACGCTTCCGGTCTGCTCGGATTAGAAGATTCCAAAATAGTCTCGATAGTTTATGATCGCAGTTCAAATGCAGGTCTAATATCTTGGCAACATTCAGGAATAGAAGGGAGGGCCAACGTTTCCGGCAATGTGGACTCGCCTTCGTCGTCACTCCTTCATTTACATGTTCCCGCCTCCAATGTTTTATGCGAGGACGGCGTCACCTATCGGTGTGAATTTTCTGTGACGAGATCAGGATCCCCTCTAATTCAACATCGGGATGCGACAATAACCGTCCTAG AAGGACCAAATGAAGTTTCTTTTTCACGATTTTCATCCAAACCAGAACTTTTTTCGAACGCCTCTCTAAGTATATACCCGGCCAATACTACAGTAACTCTGACGTGCAATTCAACGGTTGGATCAACACCGGAACCTGTGCAACTCTGTTACCTTGATGGTTCTGAGAACAGCACAGGATATGTTCCATTCAACATCTCCAGTATCACCGACTCGGGAGTGATGGCGTCCGGAGCATGCAATAACAGGCGCCTACTCTCTTTTGAATATCATTTGGAAACAAATGACAGCGCCACCTTCCTCTGTATGGTTGGTGGGAATGGAACGTGTGTGGATGGTCTTCTCGAGGAAACATACACAATACGATCAG AATCTGGCGATTTGTACATAACCACAGAACCTGGTATAGAAAACCAAACTTTGACAACACCAGATTATGTAATGGAAAACCAAACTTTAATAACCACAGAACCTGTTCTAGGAAATCAATCACTGACAACCACAAAACCTGGCATAGAAAACCAAACGTTTACAACCACCGAGCCTGGTATCGAAAACCAAACTTTGACAACCAGTGAACCTAGTGTAGAAAACCAAACTTTGACAACCAGTGAACCTAGTGTAGAAAACCAAACATTGACAACAACTGAAACTAATGTGGAAAATCAAACTTTTGTCACAACCACTGAGCATGGTATGGAAAACCAAACTTTGACAACCACAGAACCTAGTACTGAAAACCAAACTTTGACAACCACAGAAGCAGGTATTGAAAACCAAACTTTGACAACCACAGAACCTAGTATTGAAACCCAAACTTTGACAACCACAGAGCCAAGTATTGAAAACCAAACTTTGACAGCCACAGAGCCAGGTATTGAAACCCAAACTTTTGTCACAACCACTGAGCATAACATTGGAAATCACACGTTTTCAACAACCACCGAAACTGGTAATGAAAACCAATCAACCTCTTGGACCAACGACACAACCTTTGCAACCGCAGAGTCCTCCACTGATGTTAACCATACTAACTGGACGGTTTCTGTGGTAACGGAGCCTAATTCTTCGTTTGGAATGACCACAG ACTCAAACTTCTCTGGAGAAACAACAAAAGCTACAACGCATGCGTTAAGTACGTCGCACGCGAGCGCTAGCGCTTCTGCTTCTACGGTGGACGGTGGTGAGGGGGGCAGTACAACAATATCTTTAGAGCCACACAGTACCACCACACTCCCTGTAACTACTGCCACTGCTGCCTCAGTTAATTTCACCGCAGAAG CGTCAAGCGATGCAGTTCCAACTTCTTCCACATCCTCCGTTTCTTCCCCTCTCCCTTCCTCCAGCGTATCTGACTCATCCAGCACAACGCTTTCCACTGCAGGTGTTTCCGATTCACCGGGACCAACGCTTGCACCTACAACAGGTGCTCAAGTAACGTTTACACCGGGGGCAAATCCAACTACACCTTCCAGTGCTTCGAAACAATTCAAGTTCTCAGTAGTGT GTTTTGCTGCAATTACACTCATGAATTTGCTTTTACGGAAGAATTAA
- the LOC128155819 gene encoding uncharacterized protein LOC128155819 isoform X2, with protein MAAYILLFLPFLGALAEVQITVSPSVTLGRDELGVACQYNTSDTAITDVNSIQMYSNASGLLGLEDSKIVSIVYDRSSNAGLISWQHSGIEGRANVSGNVDSPSSSLLHLHVPASNVLCEDGVTYRCEFSVTRSGSPLIQHRDATITVLEGPNEVSFSRFSSKPELFSNASLSIYPANTTVTLTCNSTVGSTPEPVQLCYLDGSENSTGYVPFNISSITDSGVMASGACNNRRLLSFEYHLETNDSATFLCMVGGNGTCVDGLLEETYTIRSESGDLYITTEPGIENQTLTTPDYVMENQTLITTEPVLGNQSLTTTKPGIENQTFTTTEPGIENQTLTTSEPSVENQTLTTSEPSVENQTLTTTETNVENQTFVTTTEHGMENQTLTTTEPSTENQTLTTTEAGIENQTLTTTEPSIETQTLTTTEPSIENQTLTATEPGIETQTFVTTTEHNIGNHTFSTTTETGNENQSTSWTNDTTFATAESSTDVNHTNWTVSVVTEPNSSFGMTTDSNFSGETTKATTHALSTSHASASASASTVDGGEGGSTTISLEPHSTTTLPVTTATAASVNFTAEGVSDSPGPTLAPTTGAQVTFTPGANPTTPSSASKQFKFSVVCFAAITLMNLLLRKN; from the exons ATGGCAGCATATATCCTCTTATTCCTTCCATTTCTTG GAGCTTTGGCAGAAGTACAAATCACAGTGTCGCCTTCTGTGACCCTTGGACGTGATGAACTGGGCGTGGCTTGTCAGTATAATACGAGTGACACCGCCATAACCGACGTGAACTCCATCCAAATGTACAGCAACGCTTCCGGTCTGCTCGGATTAGAAGATTCCAAAATAGTCTCGATAGTTTATGATCGCAGTTCAAATGCAGGTCTAATATCTTGGCAACATTCAGGAATAGAAGGGAGGGCCAACGTTTCCGGCAATGTGGACTCGCCTTCGTCGTCACTCCTTCATTTACATGTTCCCGCCTCCAATGTTTTATGCGAGGACGGCGTCACCTATCGGTGTGAATTTTCTGTGACGAGATCAGGATCCCCTCTAATTCAACATCGGGATGCGACAATAACCGTCCTAG AAGGACCAAATGAAGTTTCTTTTTCACGATTTTCATCCAAACCAGAACTTTTTTCGAACGCCTCTCTAAGTATATACCCGGCCAATACTACAGTAACTCTGACGTGCAATTCAACGGTTGGATCAACACCGGAACCTGTGCAACTCTGTTACCTTGATGGTTCTGAGAACAGCACAGGATATGTTCCATTCAACATCTCCAGTATCACCGACTCGGGAGTGATGGCGTCCGGAGCATGCAATAACAGGCGCCTACTCTCTTTTGAATATCATTTGGAAACAAATGACAGCGCCACCTTCCTCTGTATGGTTGGTGGGAATGGAACGTGTGTGGATGGTCTTCTCGAGGAAACATACACAATACGATCAG AATCTGGCGATTTGTACATAACCACAGAACCTGGTATAGAAAACCAAACTTTGACAACACCAGATTATGTAATGGAAAACCAAACTTTAATAACCACAGAACCTGTTCTAGGAAATCAATCACTGACAACCACAAAACCTGGCATAGAAAACCAAACGTTTACAACCACCGAGCCTGGTATCGAAAACCAAACTTTGACAACCAGTGAACCTAGTGTAGAAAACCAAACTTTGACAACCAGTGAACCTAGTGTAGAAAACCAAACATTGACAACAACTGAAACTAATGTGGAAAATCAAACTTTTGTCACAACCACTGAGCATGGTATGGAAAACCAAACTTTGACAACCACAGAACCTAGTACTGAAAACCAAACTTTGACAACCACAGAAGCAGGTATTGAAAACCAAACTTTGACAACCACAGAACCTAGTATTGAAACCCAAACTTTGACAACCACAGAGCCAAGTATTGAAAACCAAACTTTGACAGCCACAGAGCCAGGTATTGAAACCCAAACTTTTGTCACAACCACTGAGCATAACATTGGAAATCACACGTTTTCAACAACCACCGAAACTGGTAATGAAAACCAATCAACCTCTTGGACCAACGACACAACCTTTGCAACCGCAGAGTCCTCCACTGATGTTAACCATACTAACTGGACGGTTTCTGTGGTAACGGAGCCTAATTCTTCGTTTGGAATGACCACAG ACTCAAACTTCTCTGGAGAAACAACAAAAGCTACAACGCATGCGTTAAGTACGTCGCACGCGAGCGCTAGCGCTTCTGCTTCTACGGTGGACGGTGGTGAGGGGGGCAGTACAACAATATCTTTAGAGCCACACAGTACCACCACACTCCCTGTAACTACTGCCACTGCTGCCTCAGTTAATTTCACCGCAGAAG GTGTTTCCGATTCACCGGGACCAACGCTTGCACCTACAACAGGTGCTCAAGTAACGTTTACACCGGGGGCAAATCCAACTACACCTTCCAGTGCTTCGAAACAATTCAAGTTCTCAGTAGTGT GTTTTGCTGCAATTACACTCATGAATTTGCTTTTACGGAAGAATTAA
- the LOC128155820 gene encoding uncharacterized protein LOC128155820, producing MTTAHQDSLAAFFGRSPLSAVHQDDRPQSRTTVSPEEQIIQQRGRLRSSPRRKALTSNSPRIKVTEMVDLISDSPNDASGWTPLRKKSQVDGIKRRLQLEERTTRGDVDCEPQDDSMDRNEEIVPKKKRKYTKSNKSEPPNLHKRLSALSCEQLTKLIENLVENHPELEAEIALPSPDISNLLENLERCKSNIFKSFPNSRWGSSRDAFCYRRVKTHLDSFTKSCIDQGKQLESFESWTALIEYILKAWEIVDELPHWDNPDHNKTKNRCFKTLGVQCKKSISHSHLTQSEYRDMLSRLDEAVQINDNLLPCIQLVKKKIT from the exons ATGATAGACCCCAGAGTAGAACTACAGTTTCCCCGGAAGAGCAAATAATCCAACAGAGGGGAAGATTAAGATCCAGTCCAAGAAGGAAAGCTTTAACTTCCAATTCTCCTAGAATAAAAGTCACCGAAATGG TTGACTTAATATCGGACTCTCCAAACGACGCAAGTGGATGGACACCACTTAGAAAAAAATCTCAGGTTGATGGAATCAAGAGGCGCCTTCAGCTTGAGGAAAGAACCACAAGAGGGGATGTTGACTGTGAACCACAGGATGACAGCATGGACAGAAATGAAGAAATTGTTCCTAAA AAAAAGCGGAAATACACCAAATCTAATAAATCAGAGCCTCCCAATCTGCACAAGAGGTTATCAGCACTGAGTTGTGAACAGCTAACAAAACTCATAGAAAATCTTGTTGAAAACCATCCAGAGCTTGAAGCG GAAATAGCCTTACCTAGTCCAGATATCAGCAATTTGTTAGAAAATTTGGAACGTTGTAAAAGCAACATCTTTAAGTCCTTTCCCAATTCCCGATGGGGTTCAAGCAGAGATGCCTTCTGTTACAGACGGGTCAAAACTCATTTGGACAGCTTCACT AAATCATGCATCGACCAAGGGAAGCAGCTGGAGTCCTTTGAATCTTGGACAGCATTGATAGAATACATACTGAAGGCATGGGAAATAGTAGACGAGTTACCTCATTGGGATAACCCTGACCACAACAAGACTAAAAATAGATGCTTCAAGACCCTTGGTGTACAGTGTAAGAAATCCATCAGCCACAGTCATCTTACTCAGTCAGAGTATAGGGACATGTTGTCCAG gttAGATGAGGCTGTCCAAATTAATGATAATCTTCTGCCATGTATTcaattagtaaagaaaaaaattacatga
- the LOC128156859 gene encoding leucine-rich repeat-containing protein 15-like, with the protein MKLPYFDVVVAAVLFCIVAKTASCPPPCRCHKQLYTYCDNASLTANHLGDVLLNTPTTTIYLDLSLNSISYLPENIFDHHPQLTSVNLARNAIGSVSPKVFVPLTQLRKLFLEENNIVVINSGLFSSLEKLEILRLDGNKIEDVHNTSFENLVSLEELYLRDNHLDEIPSLLFSKTMKLRVLDLSDNLIEYIHDGTFTHLRNLELLSLAKNRIRTLQSFSLSGLVNLKELSLRSNKLSVLRATDLDAVRFSLRELDLSSNILSTLTSNVFRGMGNLVNLNISENNVELINDSAFFGLSLDKLLLNSNKLTQLWRSSFRGVQRIAYLDFSSNEISRIETGAFDSFNEFIFVLDLTRNKLTKLQYGMVRELKSLQVLRLAHNEIDEVVNTAMKDLTNLQELDIGKNKFTVIDAKDFVGPLNSLKLFSLQCNTLERFVNFNFDKDIFISMNLTISNVLSRSVNVSWPYAKGGQLYWSVTIKCVDSNKCPFDSQPNYLPAYRESYVIDNLLPISQYYVCVNPEFANSNVRVEQCLFIITSEEVITSTKYPSTEVNSLAASDASFPRTIFCAILSMIYFILTCFC; encoded by the coding sequence ATGAAGCTTCCTTATTTTGACGTTGTGGTGGCCGCTGTTCTGTTTTGTATCGTGGCGAAAACCGCCTCTTGTCCTCCACCATGTCGCTGTCATAAGCAGTTGTACACGTATTGTGACAATGCCTCCTTAACTGCCAACCATCTAGGTGATGTACTACTGAATACCCCAACAACGACCATATATTTGGACTTAAGTTTGAACAGCATTTCCTACCtccctgaaaatatttttgaccaCCATCCTCAGCTTACAAGTGTGAACCTTGCAAGGAACGCCATTGGGAGCGTCTCTCCAAAAGTGTTTGTGCCTTTGACACAATTACGAAAGTTGTTTTTGGAAGAGAATAACATTGTTGTCATCAATTCCGGATTATTTTCTTCTCTGGAAAAATTGGAAATTCTTAGATTGGACGGAAACAAAATAGAGGATGTACATAACACTAGCTTTGAAAATCTTGTAAGCTTGGAAGAGCTTTATCTTCGCGACAACCATTTAGATGAAATTCCGTCTTTGTTATTTTCCAAGACAATGAAACTACGGGTTTTGGATCTATCAGATAATCTTATTGAATACATCCATGATGGAACCTTTACACATCTGAGAAACCTAGAACTGTTATCGTTAGCCAAGAACAGAATTCGTACATTACAGTCATTCAGTCTGAGTGGACTAGTCAATTTAAAGGAGTTAAGTCTTCGTAGCAATAAACTGTCTGTTTTGCGTGCAACTGATTTGGATGCGGTACGATTTAGTCTACGGGAGCTTGACTTATCATCAAACATATTGTCAACCCTGACTAGCAATGTGTTTAGGGGCATGGGGAATCTAGTGAATTTGAATATTAGTGAAAATAATGTCGAACTAATAAACGACAGTGCATTTTTCGGGTTATCTCTAGACAAGCTGCTTCTGAATAGTAACAAGTTAACCCAGCTTTGGAGGTCATCGTTTCGTGGAGTGCAAAGAATCGCTTATTTGGATTTTAGTTCTAATGAAATATCGCGCATAGAGACAGGAGCATTTGACAGTTTCAACGAATTTATATTTGTGCTGGATCTAACAAGGAACAAACTCACAAAATTACAATATGGAATGGTACGGGAATTGAAATCTCTTCAAGTGTTGAGATTAGCCCATAATGAAATAGACGAAGTGGTTAATACCGCTATGAAAGATCTAACAAATCTTCAGGAACTCGAcattggtaaaaataaattcacagTGATAGACGCTAAGGATTTTGTCGGCCCTCTGAACTCCTTAAAACTATTTTCTCTACAATGTAATACATTGGAAAGAtttgtgaattttaattttgataaagacATTTTTATATCTATGAATCTAACTATCTCAAATGTACTGTCCCGGTCAGTCAATGTCTCTTGGCCATATGCAAAAGGGGGCCAGTTATACTGGTCCGTGACCATCAAATGTGTGGATTCGAACAAGTGTCCATTTGACTCGCAACCAAATTATTTACCAGCATACAGGGAAAGTTACGTGATAGACAATCTGCTACCCATATCTCAGTATTATGTGTGTGTTAACCCAGAATTCGCAAATAGCAATGTAAGGGTGGAACAGTGTCTGTTTATTATTACGTCAGAGGAAGTGATCACCAGCACGAAATATCCCTCCACGGAAGTGAACTCTCTAGCAGCATCTGACGCTTCTTTTccaaggactatattttgtgcAATTTTATCCATGATCTATTTCATTCTtacatgtttttgttaa